The region TAGCACAGGAAGTTTCACCTTTGTTGTCTGAATTTGGCAATGATGTGCGACTTAACGCTGAATTGTTTGCAAAAGTGAAAGCCGTTTACGAGCAAAAAGCAACTTTAAACCTCAACCCGGAACAAACTACCTTATTAGAGGAAAAATACAAAAGTTTTTCCCGAAACGGTGCCAACTTAGCCGAAGACAAAAAGGCAAAACTTCGCGAAATAGACAAAGAATTATCCAAAACAAGTTTGAAGTTTGGCGAAAATGTATTGGCCGAAACCCAAGCTTTTCAATTGCATCTTACGGATGAAAAAGACTTATCAGGTTTGCCGGAAGGAACCATAGAGGCGGCTCGTTCTTTGGCTAAAAGCCAAGAAAAAAACGGTTGGATTTTCACTCTGGATTACCCTAGCTACGTTCCCTTTGTCACTTATGCGGATAATCGCGAGTTGCGCAAAAAAATGGCTATTGCTTTTGGCGCCAAAGGTTTTCAAAATAACGAATTCGACAACCAGGAAAACGTGCTCAAAATTGCCCAACTTCGTTTTGACCGCGCCCAACTTTTGGGTTATAAAACCCACGCTGATTTTGTTCTCGAAGAACGCATGGCCGAAAATCCTGAAAAAGTACTGACTTTCGAAAATGATTTATTAGCCAAAGCAAAACCGGCAGCTCTTAAAGAATTTGCCGAGTTGACGGCTTTCGCCAAAAAACTAGATGGAATAGACCAATTAGAAAAATGGGACGGCGCTTATTATTCGGAGAAATTGAAACAGGAATTATTCAATTTGGACGATGAAAAACTAAAACCATATTTCCAACTCGAAAAAGTTTTGGATGGCGCTTTTACCACCGCTCAAAAATTATACGGACTCAGTTTTGAAGAAAGTTTTGAAATTGACAAATACCACGAAGAAGTTACCACTTATGAAGTAAAAGACATTGATAATAATCTGGTTGCTGTTTTTTATGCCGATTTTTTTCCAAGAAAAGGAAAACGAAATGGTGCTTGGATGACTTCGTACAAATCGCAATTTGTAAAAGGCGGAATTAACGAAAGACCACATATTTCTATCGTGTGTAATTTCACAAAACCTACCGAAACCAAACCATCGCTTTTGACATTTAATGAAGTGACTACTTTGTTTCATGAATTTGGCCACGCTTTACATGGCATGTTGGCCAATACCACTTACCCAAGTTTATCCGGAACTTCGGTTTATTGGGATTTTGTCGAATTGCCAAGCCAAATTATGGAAAACTGGTGTTACGAGCCGGAAGCTTTGGCTTTATTCGCTTACCATTACCAAACTGACGAAATGATTCCGATTGAACTGGTACAAAAAATCAAGGAAAGTGCTAATTTTCAGGAAGGAATGGCAACGATGCGCCAGTTGAGTTTTGGATTACTGGACATGGGATGGCACGCACAAGATCCTTCAAACATAAAAGACATTAAATCTTTTGAAACGGAACAATTCGCCCAAACGCAATTGTATCCTGAGGTGGCAGAAAATGCTATGAGCACTAGCTTTTCACACATTTTTCAAGGTGGTTATTCCTCCGGTTATTACAGCTACAAATGGGCCGAAGTCCTCGATGCTGATGCCTTTGAATTTTTTAAAGAAAAAGGAATTTTTGACAGAGAAGTTGCCGATAAATTCAAAGACAACATCCTTTCTAAAGGAGGAACGGAACATCCGATGGTACTCTACAAACGATTCAGAGGTCATGAACCAAGTCCAGATGCTTTATTAAAAAGAGCAGGATTGGTTTAAGATCTTTAGAATTCATAGAATGTTAGACATTTAGAAACCGAGGTAGCAATGCTTCGGTTTTTTTTTTATCAAAAGAAAACCACCATCAGCCACCAAAAAATGGGAATACTTTCTACCCAAAAAGAAGTATAATATTTGGATCTTTTTTCATTGGCAAAAAGCAAAAAAGAAGAAATGGCAACCACAAGAACCAAGTTCACGATTAGCTGCTTTTCGATAAAATTAGTTTTTAAAAACTCTAAAAAATAAAAAGGAAGCAACAATAACAAACCTAAAGCTTTAGTTCGCTTTGCTCCAATTTGTTGAGGAACGGTTTTCAAATGCGGATCATCATTGGCCAAATCTAGAATTTCAAAAATGAGGATCAAAACAAAAATCAATATAAAACGTTGAATGCACTTGAGATAAAAATCAGCCCCAAGATCAGCATGTGCATTAACCAAAGGCAACGCCAGCGTAACTCCAACCCAGCATAAAGACACGATATAGATTTTTACGCCGGCCCAATTTCTGGCATTCTTTCTATTGGGGAAAAAAGGCAAGGTATACAACAAGGTTAAGACTAAAAAAGCAACAGAAACCATTTGGGTTACAAATTGCAATTGAAAAAAATAATAACTTACTCC is a window of Flavobacterium acetivorans DNA encoding:
- a CDS encoding M3 family metallopeptidase, which codes for MNILTTAFVTKYNTAPFSKIKNEDYLPAFIEAIALAKAEIDAIANNPEAPTFENTIEALDFSGYTLDRISSIFFNLNSAETNDEIQKIAQEVSPLLSEFGNDVRLNAELFAKVKAVYEQKATLNLNPEQTTLLEEKYKSFSRNGANLAEDKKAKLREIDKELSKTSLKFGENVLAETQAFQLHLTDEKDLSGLPEGTIEAARSLAKSQEKNGWIFTLDYPSYVPFVTYADNRELRKKMAIAFGAKGFQNNEFDNQENVLKIAQLRFDRAQLLGYKTHADFVLEERMAENPEKVLTFENDLLAKAKPAALKEFAELTAFAKKLDGIDQLEKWDGAYYSEKLKQELFNLDDEKLKPYFQLEKVLDGAFTTAQKLYGLSFEESFEIDKYHEEVTTYEVKDIDNNLVAVFYADFFPRKGKRNGAWMTSYKSQFVKGGINERPHISIVCNFTKPTETKPSLLTFNEVTTLFHEFGHALHGMLANTTYPSLSGTSVYWDFVELPSQIMENWCYEPEALALFAYHYQTDEMIPIELVQKIKESANFQEGMATMRQLSFGLLDMGWHAQDPSNIKDIKSFETEQFAQTQLYPEVAENAMSTSFSHIFQGGYSSGYYSYKWAEVLDADAFEFFKEKGIFDREVADKFKDNILSKGGTEHPMVLYKRFRGHEPSPDALLKRAGLV